Proteins co-encoded in one Pseudopipra pipra isolate bDixPip1 chromosome 12, bDixPip1.hap1, whole genome shotgun sequence genomic window:
- the RAMAC gene encoding RNA guanine-N7 methyltransferase activating subunit, producing MTSLADMPPNYETMFAHRFTSEDKEYQEYLKRPADPPPIVEEWRNRSGGNQRNRDRFQDGRYFRGDRYNWHGDYRSNQRPERGWGNNYQQHRQGQYGSSHYGQYGYNSYNPGPRYHPY from the exons ATGACTTCCTTGGCTGACATGCCCCCGAATTATGAAACGATGTTTGCTCATCGATTCACATCAGAAGATAAAGAATACCAAGAATACCTGAAACGCCCTGCAGACCCCCCTCCCATAGTTGAAGAATGGAGAAACAGATCTGGTGGCAACCAGAGAAACAGAGATCg GTTTCAAGATGGCAGATATTTCAGAGGGGACAGGTACAACTGGCACGGTGACTACAGATCTAATCAGAGGCCAGAAAGAGGTTGGGGTAATAActaccagcagcacagacaaggACAATACGGCTCATCCCACTACGGACAATATGGCTACAACTCCTACAACCCAGGACCTCG